Proteins encoded in a region of the Leishmania major strain Friedlin complete genome, chromosome 14 genome:
- a CDS encoding protein phosphatase 2C-like protein, protein MATASKQQQHLGSSESHATPQLVPAPPPVARGGDSYVNENTRLVVSDPLPYSSRQQQRDGNRGSNVNDYTSDRREVMGAARGRDEVRYTLDLNGRRCSDSAPYSGAGTGRPRASSLPRTHEDVKEILPQLRPLREVRHGGDLNRLRSPPPRHSADHHGAATGYALDSLRTMAPNGTVFADDREREKQREVLSAPPASSTVIPSSYSPRPVADQVRLLGRHQNRGSVHRSNAMATQAAGNPDTRMLRSSPFSSGSDDEGLAPAGGPSAPETAAAAAAAAGAGNGRTAPIETRRNVKGGAAAAVAAAIAQRGITGLGGTISKPVYDKCGATAKKSPYGAGAERPERIRHEARSEAVDADELFGSTQVLCSLRSGAERSDGNTAGARPPPPAVPVTAPSSRMRNCDHSGARCAENELPVYKFNVVLSSGKTATVPISLIAGSGCVQGMRPTMEDAHFAELNATHVRGQPVSLLAVLDGHCGRRVADLGAKWLPHYVLHHAALGENNALALVESILQTDREIFHTLQAKSHGHHQQRAGNSSGRRRRDVDEEVFDEMVSGTNGGSTLIAAAVCGRMLYVACLGDARAVLYDGHTTIAMSEDHKPGNTDESRRIAKCGGFVQFGRVCGILAVSRALGDFEFKFQPSSSPNATGEEKLSTNFPFGALGENDSSGPAAPSPSSHNRRFISNRDLMVSNIADVRQLHLTDASAFLLLACDGLWDVLSNEEATEFVRDFLCYTPDVCDPHIFSGTKSRPSPDVVQRVLNNCCQKLAEFAVDRGSMDNVSVMVLFFHDVVDTVARFSGRVPSSANAGEATSSAASQPHALHGTGRSHPRKSVQSVFELTNKQLKVRNGRIVAQR, encoded by the coding sequence ATGGCCACGGCtagcaagcagcagcaacacctTGGTAGCAGCGAGTCGCATGCAACACCGCAGCTGGtcccagcaccgccgccggttGCCAGGGGTGGCGATAGCTACGTCAATGAGAATACTCGCCTTGTCGTTTCAGACCCGCTCCCCTACTCTTcacgacagcagcagagagacgGAAACCGTGGAAGCAATGTCAATGACTACACTTCGGACCGCCGTGAGGTCATGGGTGCTGCGAGGGGCCGCGATGAGGTGCGCTACACCCTTGACCTCAACGGTCGAAgatgcagcgacagcgcacCGTACAGCGGAGCTGGCACGGGTCGCCCACGTGCCTCGTCactgccacgcacacacgaagaCGTGAAAGAGATCttgccgcagctgcgtccGCTTCGAGAGGTCCGACATGGCGGCGACCTGAACCGGCTGCGCagtccgccgccacggcactCGGCCGACCACCACGGTGCAGCCACTGGTTACGCACTGGACAGCTTGCGCACCATGGCACCCAACGGCACCGTGTTTGCCGACGacagagaaagggagaagcAACGCGAGGTACTAAgcgcaccgccggcatcgTCGACAGTTATTCCGTCCAGCTATTCACCGCGACCGGTAGCAGACCAGGTGCGTCTGCTCGGCCGTCACCAAAACCGAGGCAGCGTGCACCGAAGCAACGCTATGGCGACCCAGGCGGCCGGCAACCCCGATACTCGAATGCTGCGCTCGTCGCcgttcagcagcggcagcgacgatgaGGGGCTTGCCCCTGCCGGTGGGCCATCTGCGCCGgagaccgccgctgccgctgccgctgctgctggcgctggcaACGGCCGTACCGCTCCAATTGAGACCCGGCGTAACGTGAAGGGTGGggcggccgcagccgtcgccgcggcgatcgcgcagcgcggcatcacTGGCCTTGGCGGGACAATCAGTAAACCTGTGTATGACAAGTGCGGGGCCACTGCAAAGAAATCGCCGTACGGCGCTGGGGCCGAGCGGCCGGAGCGCATCCGTCATGAGGCTAGAAGTGAGGCGGTGGACGCCGACGAGCTTTTCGGTAGCACGCAGGTGCTCTGCTCGTTGCGGTCGGGTGCGGAAAGAAGCGACGGCAACACTGCTGGCGCACGACCGCCCCCGCCGGCGGTGCCAGTgaccgcgccgtcgtcgcgcatGCGCAACTGCGACCACAGTGGAGCAAGGTGTGCCGAGAACGAACTTCCTGTCTACAAGTTTAACGTGGTGCTCAGCAGTGGCAAGACAGCGACAGTCCCTATATCGCTTATCGCGGGCAGCGGCTGTGTGCAAGGGATGCGACCAACCATGGAGGACGCGCACTTCGCCGAGCTCAACGCGACCCACGTTCGTGGCCAGCCCGTCTCTCTtctggcggtgctggacgGCCACTGCGGACGGCGGGTGGCCGACCTCGGGGCCAAGTGGCTGCCGCACTACGTATTGCATCACGCCGCCCTTGGCGAGAACAACGCTCTGGCTCTTGTGGAGTCTATCCTGCAGACCGACCGCGAGATTTTCCACACGCTGCAGGCCAAGAGCCACGGACATCACCAGCAGAGGGcgggcaacagcagcggacgacgacgccgcgacGTGGATGAAGAAGTGTTCGACGAAATGGTGAGCGGGACGAACGGCGGGTCGACACTGATTGCGGCCGCCGTGTGCGGCCGGATGCTGTATGTGGCGTGCCTCGGCGACGCCCGGGCGGTGCTCTATGACGGACACACCACCATCGCGATGAGCGAGGATCACAAGCCCGGCAACACGGACGAGTCCCGCCGCATCGCTAAATGCGGCGGCTTCGTGCAGTTTGGCCGCGTGTGCGGCATTCTCGCGGTGAGCCGCGCCCTTGGGGACTTTGAGTTCAAGTTCcagccgtcgtcgtcgcccaATGCGacgggggaggagaagctgTCGACCAACTTCCCTTTTGGCGCCCTAGGCGAAAACGATTCGAGCgggccagcggcgccgtcaccctcCTCACACAATCGCCGCTTCATCTCGAATCGGGACTTAATGGTGAGCAACATCGCCGATGTCCGACAGCTGCACCTTACcgacgcctccgccttcttgcTGCTCGCCTGTGATGGGCTGTGGGACGTGCTGAGCAACGAAGAGGCCACCGAGTTTGTGCGCGACTTCCTGTGCTACACGCCGGATGTGTGCGACCCGCACATTTTCTCCGGTACGAAGTCGCGCCCGTCCCCTGACGTTGTGCAGCGCGTGCTCAACAACTGCTGTCAGAAGCTCGCCGAGTTCGCTGTCGATCGCGGCAGCATGGATAACGTCTCTGTGATGGTGCTTTTCTTCCACGATGTCGTTGACACTGTCGCGCGCTTCAGCGGGCGGGTGCCGTCCTCGGCGAATGCAGGCGAAGCCACTAGCAGCGCTGCCAGTCAGCCGCACGCGTTACACGGCACGGGCAGGTCGCATCCGCGGAAATCGGTGCAGTCGGTCTTCGAGCTGACGAACAAACAGCTGAAGGTGCGCAACGGCCGCATCGTCGCGCAGCGGTAG